The genome window TGTCTTTGCCTTGTTTCAGCAGCACAACATTGTCCGCTTTTTTTAAAGATTGAGCGTCCATTTTTTTCACCTTCTTTCCATGTTATTGTTTGTACGGTCAATCATGGCTTTGCTCCTTGTTCCATACTATTAAAGTTTTTTCCGCGCAGGTGATCAGATAATTCGCCAGCATGCCCAAAACGGCAATCAATAAAGCCGCCGCAAACAGCCGGGGTATGATGAAATTTTCCGTGGAATTTTTTATCAGCCAGCCAAGGCCCGCTTTCGCGCCGATTAATTCGGCGGCGATCAGCATCAAAAAAGCCAAGTTGGCACCGGCCCTTATGCCGGTAAAAATCACCGGCGCGGCACCCGGCATGATTACCTTTTGAAAAATTGACAACTTGCCCGTACCCATGGAACGCGCTATTTTTATGTATAAAGGGTCTATCTGCCGCACCCCGGCGACGGTGGTGGAAAATATCGGCCAGATGGTTGACCAGAAAATGATGCTGATTTTTGACAATTCTCCGATGCCGAAAAACAAGATAAAGATAGGGAAAAGACAGAAAGCGTTAATTTGGCCGAGTATGCGAGTCAGCGGACGCAAAAACAAAGTCGCGGCAGGGAAGGCGCCCCCCAATATGAAACCGGCGGGAATGGCTACAATCGTCGCGAAAAATATTCCGATCAGCGTGCGTTGCACGCTGGCCGCTATATGCACGAACAAATCGCCGCCGGCGGTCATTTTGGCCATGGCCGCCATCACCGCTGAAACCGGCGGCAAAAACTGCTCGTCGATTATGCCGGTGCGGGGGGCAACCTCCCAGAGCAGGAAAAAACCGGCGAGCCCGGACAAAGCGGCTAAATTGTCCTTGAAAGTGGATAGAGGCAGGTTGCGGTAAATAGCAGGGGAAATCTTAAACATAATTTTGCGCCTCCGAAAAATATAAAGGCCGGATATTTTTCATATCCGGCCTTTATCGGTATAATCAGCCATTTAACGGTATAATTGTCTCATCCATGTTTTTGCCGGCGAACAGCATCATTTAACTGAACCGGCTTGCGGACTTTGCCCGAAAACTCGCCAAGGGCGCTATTTTTAAAAGCCCCTCTTAAATACATACCAAATATATATTTCTAATATTATATGCAACTAATTATGGCATAAAATAAATAGCCTGTCAATAACTTTAGCAAATTTTATTTAAACATATAAGGGAACATGTAAAACATATTAACAGATAAAAATGATAGCGGCTTGCCATTTTGGGCATTATGTGTTATCCTGAAAAAAAGAAAATAAAACAAGCCTTTGGGGCAGGGTGAGATTCCCTACCGGCGGTAAAGTCCGCGAGCTGCTTTGCAGCATGATTCGGTGCAACTCCGAAACCGACAGTATAGTCTGGATGAGAAAAGGCGCGCAGGTTTTGGATCATGCGGCTACTTCAAAGGTGTGGCGGCGTGATTTTTTATTTGCCCGCAGAGGTGGTTTTCGGTTATGAGCATTGACGAATCGTACATGAAAAGGGCGCTGGAATTGGCCGCGTTCGCCCGGGGACGGGTTGCGCCCAATCCTATGGTGGGCGCCGTGCTGGTTAAAGATAATAAAATTGTTGCCGAAGGCTGGCACGAAAAAGCCGGAACGGCGCACGCGGAAATAGTGGCGCTTAACCGGGCGGGGCAAGACGCATCTGGCGCGACTTTATACGTTACGTTGGAACCCTGCGCGCATTACGGGCGCACGGGGCCTTGCGCCGACGCGCTGATCGCCGCCGGCATCCGAAAGGTGTTTGTGGCGGTGCGCGACCCCAATCCTTTGGTGGCCGGCAAAGGCATTAAAAGATTAAAAGAGGCCGGCGTGGAAATTGTCGAAGGCTTGTTGGCAAAAGAGGCGAAAAAACTCAACGAGATATTTTTCAAATGGATTACGGCCTCTTTGCCTTTTGTCGCAATGAAATACGCCATGTCGCTGGACGGGAAAATAGCCGCCAAAACCGGCGATTCCAAATGGATCAGCGGATCGGCGTCAAGGGAGGCGGCGCACGGCCTGCGCAACGCTTATGACGGGATAATGGTCGGCATCGGTACGGTTGAAGCCGATGATCCGGCTTTAACCTGCCGAATCAAGGGCGGGCGCAATCCTGTCCGCATAGTAGTGGATTCAAAGGCGCGCATATCTTTAAAGGCGCGGCTTTTGCAAGACGCTCTGGCGCAAACTGTCGTTGCGGCGACAGAACTCGCGCCGGCGGAAAAACTGGCTGAACTTGAGAAACTGCCCGGCGTAAAACTGCTCATTGTACCCAGCCTGAACGGGCGGGTTGATTTGAGAAAATTGTTGGTTGAACTCGGCGGCGCCGGACTGACCGGCATATTGGCGGAAGGCGGCGGGACCTTGCACGCGGCTATGCTGCAAGCCGGCCTTGTTGACAAGCTTTACGCCTTTATCGCGCCCAAGATAATTTCCGGCCATGCCGCCCCCGGGCCGGTCGGCGGCATAGGCTCGGAAAAGGTCGCCGATGCCTGGGCGGTTGATGAAATGGAATTTAAAAGATCGGGGGAAGATATTTTGGTTACAGGCTATTTTAAACAAACAAAAGGCAAGGAGAAATAGGAAAACTATGTTCACAGGCCTGATAAGCGAACTCGGCAAAATAAAAAGCAGCCGGCGCAACGGACGTTCTTTTTGTTTGACAATATCGGCGGACAAAGTTTTGGCAGGCTTGAAAACAGGCGACAGCGTCGCCGTCAACGGCGCCTGCCTGACGGTAACCGGCATGGCGAAAGACAGCTTCACCGTCGACGTCATGCCGGTTACCGCGAAAAATACCGTTGTCACGGATTTCCGGGCAGGCGATTCGGTAAACCTTGAACGCAGCGTCAGGGTAGGAGACCGTTTGGATGGGCATATTGTTACGGGGCATGTTGATTTTGTCGGAAATATTGCGGAAATCTCTAAAGACGACATAGCTTATATTATATCGATAAAACTTCCCCGGGACGGTTTGCGCCACATAGTTTTGAAGGGTTCCGTCGCGGTTGACGGCATCAGTTTGACGGTGTGCGAAACCGGCGCGGACTTTTTCAAGGTTTCTGTCATTCCGCATACGGCAAGTTGCACGACATTGGGATGCAAAAAAGTCGGCGATTCGGTAAATGTCGAGACTGACATTTTAGGGAAATATGTGGAAAAATTGCTTAATGGGGAAAGAAGCAATCCCAACCAGCATGTTTTAACAAAAAATACGTTTTGGGAAGAGGCGGTTAAAAATGGGTTTTAGTACGGTTTCGGAAGCGATTGAAGCGATCGGGAGCGGCCGGATGGTACTGGTCGTCGATGATGAGGACCGCGAGAACGAGGGCGATTTGATTATGGCGGCGGAAAAGGTAACGCCGCAGGCGATAAATTTTATGGCCACTTACGCCCGCGGACTGGTTTGCTCCCCTGTAGCGGGAGAAATTCTTGATAAGCTTGATATGAAACAAATGGTAAGCAAAAACACCGACAATCATGAAACAGCTTTTACGGTGTCGGTGGACCATGTGGACACGACTACCGGCATATCGGCCTTCGAGCGGGCGCATACTATTTTAAAAATGATTGACGACAATGCCAGGCCGGAAGACTTCCGGCGGCCGGGACATGTTTTCCCGTTGCGTTCAAGGCCGGGCGGCGTTTTGCGCCGAAGCGGGCATACGGAAGCAACTGTCGATCTTGCGTTTTTGGCCGGGCTGAAACCGGCCGGCATTTGTTGCGAGATCATGAGCGACAACGGTGAAATGGCCAGAACGCCGGAATTGGTGGAATTCGCTGCAAAGCATGATATAAAGATGATTACGGTAGCGGCGCTAATCGCCTACCGAATGGAAAACGAAAAGCTGGTCAGGCGCGTGTCGGAAGCCGACCTGCCCACTAAATACGGGATTTTTCGCCTGTTTGCCTATGAAAACGATTTGGACAACCAATGCCACCTGGCATTGGTCAAAGGCGACATAGACGGGCAAAAAGATGTGCTGGTACGGGTACATTCCGAATGTCTGACCGGCGACGTGCTTGGTTCTTTGCGCTGCGACTGCGGCGACCAGCTTCATAGAGCTATGTCCATGATCGAAAAGGAGGGGACAGGCGCGCTTATCTATATGCGGCAGGAAGGGCGGGGGATTGGCCTGGCAAACAAAATACGGGCTTATGCGTTGCAGGATAAAGGGTTGGATACGGTCGAAGCCAACGAAGCGTTAGGATTTGCGCCGGATCTGCGGGATTATGGGATAGGCGCTCAGATAATAAAAGACATTGGGTTAACCAGCATACGCCTTTTGACCAACAACCCGGCAAAAAGGGCGGGCATTAACGGATATGGGATAAAAGTAGCTGAAATAGTGCCCATAGAAATTCCGGCCAACGAATATAACGCCCGCTATCTTTCCTGCAAACATTTAAAAATGGGGCATATATTGAGGCAGGGGTAAAGTTGCGCCGGCAAAAGCGTTTGCGGCAAAGCGCGATAATCAGTTTCAATAAACTTTGTTAAGTTGAGGAGATGAAAAGATGAACAAAATAATTGAAGGCAACATTTCTGCCAAAGGATTTAAATTCGCCGTAGCCGTGTCGCGGTTCAATGAATTTATAACCGTCAAGCTTCTGAGCGGCGCGTTGGACGCGTTGAAGCGGCACGACGCCGACGAAGGCTCTATATCGACGATTTGGGTTCCCGGTGCCTTTGAAATACCGCTGGTCGCGAAAAAACTGGCGGCCAGCGGCAAATATGACGCGATAATTTGCCTTGGCGCGATCATTCGCGGCGGCACATCGCATTATGACCTTGTATGCGCGGAAGTTGCCAAAGGCATTGCCCAAGTCGCTTTGAGTGCGGGACTGCCGGTAATTTTCGGCGTGCTGACCACCGACAACATAGAGCAGGCGGTCGAGCGCGCCGGCACTAAAGCGGGCAACAAAGGTTTCGACGCGGCCATGTCGGCAATGGAAATGGTCAACCTGATGAAAATGTTAAGTTGAGCCGGCCATAAATAAAGTTATGCAAGCGGCGCCATTGTGTCAGGCGGCTGATAACGCCGCAATCTTGGCCGGCGCCGGCATGGGCGCCGCGTCCGGGCGGCCGGATTTTCGTTCGCAAACCGGGTTATGGAAATTGAAATGCCATCAGACATTGCGCGTTTTGCAATAGCCGGCCAATTGTCCCCATAAAAGCACAATTTCCGCATAATCATTGCGCAATGCTTAATTGGCGGAGGAACAATCCAAACGAAAAAATAAATTGAAACAAAATCAATCAGACTGGCACTTGCGGCCTTTGTGTTCCTCGTGCCTTTTTTTCCCTTCCGTGAAAGCCCAGCGTTCGCTTTCCGTTTCTATAATCAATTCGGGAAGAATATGGGGCTTGCCCTTTTTATCTATGGCCACCATAGTAAAAAACGCCGATAAAGCTTTTTGCGGCGTCCCGTTTTCAATGTCTTCCACTTCCACGCTGACGGTTACCTCCATGGAGGATTTCCCCACATAAACTACTTGGGCCGTACAAATGACCAGATCGCCGATGAAAATAGGCAAATGAAACTCCAATTCGTCGACCCGCGCCGTTACTACATTGGAACGGGCATAGCGCCTGGCCGAAACATAAGCGGCGGAATCCATCAGTTTGATGATCTCGCCGCCGTGGATATTGCCGGCCACGTTAGCCTTGCTCGGCATCATTACCTCTGAAATTACTATCCTGGAACTGGAAGAAGTCTTTTCCATGTTGATTTTTACCTGCCTTTGAATTCATCGTTTTTGTTGAAATGTCGCCTGTCATTATTTATAAATATGAAGTATATTTAATGATTTTATAATAACTTTTGTAACTATTTTTGTCAAGG of Acidaminococcales bacterium contains these proteins:
- a CDS encoding ABC transporter permease codes for the protein MFKISPAIYRNLPLSTFKDNLAALSGLAGFFLLWEVAPRTGIIDEQFLPPVSAVMAAMAKMTAGGDLFVHIAASVQRTLIGIFFATIVAIPAGFILGGAFPAATLFLRPLTRILGQINAFCLFPIFILFFGIGELSKISIIFWSTIWPIFSTTVAGVRQIDPLYIKIARSMGTGKLSIFQKVIMPGAAPVIFTGIRAGANLAFLMLIAAELIGAKAGLGWLIKNSTENFIIPRLFAAALLIAVLGMLANYLITCAEKTLIVWNKEQSHD
- a CDS encoding bifunctional 3,4-dihydroxy-2-butanone-4-phosphate synthase/GTP cyclohydrolase II, coding for MGFSTVSEAIEAIGSGRMVLVVDDEDRENEGDLIMAAEKVTPQAINFMATYARGLVCSPVAGEILDKLDMKQMVSKNTDNHETAFTVSVDHVDTTTGISAFERAHTILKMIDDNARPEDFRRPGHVFPLRSRPGGVLRRSGHTEATVDLAFLAGLKPAGICCEIMSDNGEMARTPELVEFAAKHDIKMITVAALIAYRMENEKLVRRVSEADLPTKYGIFRLFAYENDLDNQCHLALVKGDIDGQKDVLVRVHSECLTGDVLGSLRCDCGDQLHRAMSMIEKEGTGALIYMRQEGRGIGLANKIRAYALQDKGLDTVEANEALGFAPDLRDYGIGAQIIKDIGLTSIRLLTNNPAKRAGINGYGIKVAEIVPIEIPANEYNARYLSCKHLKMGHILRQG
- a CDS encoding riboflavin synthase; this translates as MFTGLISELGKIKSSRRNGRSFCLTISADKVLAGLKTGDSVAVNGACLTVTGMAKDSFTVDVMPVTAKNTVVTDFRAGDSVNLERSVRVGDRLDGHIVTGHVDFVGNIAEISKDDIAYIISIKLPRDGLRHIVLKGSVAVDGISLTVCETGADFFKVSVIPHTASCTTLGCKKVGDSVNVETDILGKYVEKLLNGERSNPNQHVLTKNTFWEEAVKNGF
- the ribD gene encoding bifunctional diaminohydroxyphosphoribosylaminopyrimidine deaminase/5-amino-6-(5-phosphoribosylamino)uracil reductase RibD, translated to MSIDESYMKRALELAAFARGRVAPNPMVGAVLVKDNKIVAEGWHEKAGTAHAEIVALNRAGQDASGATLYVTLEPCAHYGRTGPCADALIAAGIRKVFVAVRDPNPLVAGKGIKRLKEAGVEIVEGLLAKEAKKLNEIFFKWITASLPFVAMKYAMSLDGKIAAKTGDSKWISGSASREAAHGLRNAYDGIMVGIGTVEADDPALTCRIKGGRNPVRIVVDSKARISLKARLLQDALAQTVVAATELAPAEKLAELEKLPGVKLLIVPSLNGRVDLRKLLVELGGAGLTGILAEGGGTLHAAMLQAGLVDKLYAFIAPKIISGHAAPGPVGGIGSEKVADAWAVDEMEFKRSGEDILVTGYFKQTKGKEK
- a CDS encoding acyl-CoA thioesterase — encoded protein: MEKTSSSSRIVISEVMMPSKANVAGNIHGGEIIKLMDSAAYVSARRYARSNVVTARVDELEFHLPIFIGDLVICTAQVVYVGKSSMEVTVSVEVEDIENGTPQKALSAFFTMVAIDKKGKPHILPELIIETESERWAFTEGKKRHEEHKGRKCQSD
- the ribE gene encoding 6,7-dimethyl-8-ribityllumazine synthase, whose translation is MNKIIEGNISAKGFKFAVAVSRFNEFITVKLLSGALDALKRHDADEGSISTIWVPGAFEIPLVAKKLAASGKYDAIICLGAIIRGGTSHYDLVCAEVAKGIAQVALSAGLPVIFGVLTTDNIEQAVERAGTKAGNKGFDAAMSAMEMVNLMKMLS